The following are encoded in a window of Thermus thermamylovorans genomic DNA:
- a CDS encoding GNAT family N-acetyltransferase, whose protein sequence is MIRPVARQDLPGLLALLRWMDESPQRGVLAPEARDLLGLAEELEDGLVLLRDGEVAGYVGLYPFWDGGALEGPLAYREADLGALLKAAEERAEELRVERLYAFPREENRSLRQALEEADYGLLHLTYFFVKNPAGLECPPPEGVAIRRGFPGPGAYRELYRESEEGWALRLRWTDEELLEHFQDPHVHLLVAYQGEVPVGLAEVEVEAGEASVAYIGVVPGARGRGIGRALLSEAARLAGEKGAGLLRVRAHDHERGALELYRSLGFSLEEAVATYAKELRARR, encoded by the coding sequence ATGATCCGGCCCGTGGCCCGCCAGGACCTTCCGGGGCTCCTCGCCCTCCTCCGCTGGATGGACGAGAGCCCCCAAAGGGGGGTGCTCGCCCCCGAGGCCCGGGACCTTTTGGGCCTGGCGGAGGAGCTGGAGGACGGCTTGGTCCTCCTCAGGGACGGCGAGGTGGCGGGGTACGTGGGCCTCTACCCCTTCTGGGACGGGGGGGCTCTGGAGGGGCCCCTGGCCTACCGGGAGGCGGACCTGGGCGCCCTCCTGAAGGCGGCGGAGGAGCGGGCTGAGGAGCTCAGGGTGGAGCGCCTCTACGCCTTCCCCCGGGAGGAGAACCGTTCCCTGCGTCAGGCCCTGGAGGAGGCCGACTACGGCCTTTTGCACCTCACCTACTTCTTCGTCAAGAACCCCGCGGGCCTCGAGTGCCCGCCCCCCGAGGGGGTGGCGATCCGCCGGGGCTTCCCCGGCCCCGGGGCCTACCGGGAGCTTTACCGGGAAAGCGAGGAGGGCTGGGCCCTCCGCCTCCGGTGGACGGACGAGGAGCTTCTGGAGCACTTCCAGGACCCCCACGTCCACCTCCTGGTGGCCTACCAGGGGGAGGTCCCCGTGGGCCTGGCCGAGGTGGAGGTGGAGGCGGGGGAGGCCAGCGTGGCCTACATCGGGGTGGTCCCCGGGGCCCGGGGCCGGGGCATCGGCCGGGCCTTGCTCTCGGAGGCCGCCCGCCTCGCCGGGGAAAAGGGAGCCGGGCTCCTCCGGGTCCGGGCCCACGACCACGAGCGGGGGGCCCTGGAGCTCTACCGGAGCTTGGGCTTCAGCCTCGAGGAGGCGGTGGCCACCTACGCCAAGGAGCTCAGGGCCAGGCGGTAG
- a CDS encoding histidine phosphatase family protein, with amino-acid sequence MGLLAHFLRGPHPKTGLLLTRAGPVENPEHRLYSHPGLPLAEEGRRALRALAGLARRYPVARVYAADSLAEAEAARLLAEALGVPFTLLPELRERAWGAWEGLAFPEVREGYPQEVAAWLRDEAGFAPPGGESLKEAWERGRRAVAGLLAQHRGQTLLLVGNCTLNRAALSLALPLPPEEGLRVEQDYARLSVVAFYGEEGVVQALNLDPCP; translated from the coding sequence ATGGGCCTCCTCGCCCACTTCCTCCGGGGCCCCCACCCCAAGACCGGCCTCCTCCTCACCCGGGCGGGGCCGGTGGAAAACCCGGAGCACCGCCTCTACAGCCACCCCGGCCTCCCCCTGGCGGAGGAGGGCCGGAGGGCCCTCCGGGCCCTGGCCGGGCTCGCTCGCCGCTACCCCGTGGCCCGGGTCTACGCGGCCGACAGCCTGGCGGAGGCCGAGGCCGCCCGCCTCCTGGCGGAGGCCCTGGGGGTGCCCTTCACCCTCCTGCCGGAGCTCCGGGAGCGGGCCTGGGGAGCGTGGGAGGGGCTTGCCTTCCCCGAGGTCCGGGAGGGCTATCCCCAGGAGGTGGCGGCCTGGCTCCGGGACGAGGCCGGTTTTGCCCCACCCGGGGGGGAAAGCCTAAAGGAGGCCTGGGAGCGGGGCAGGAGGGCGGTAGCGGGCTTGCTGGCCCAGCACCGGGGCCAGACCCTCCTCCTGGTGGGGAACTGCACCCTGAACCGGGCGGCCCTGAGCCTGGCCCTCCCCCTCCCCCCGGAGGAGGGCCTCCGGGTGGAGCAGGACTACGCCCGGCTCTCCGTGGTGGCCTTCTACGGGGAGGAGGGGGTGGTGCAGGCCCTGAACCTGGACCCTTGTCCCTAG